Proteins encoded together in one Sylvia atricapilla isolate bSylAtr1 chromosome 2, bSylAtr1.pri, whole genome shotgun sequence window:
- the MRPL51 gene encoding large ribosomal subunit protein mL51, producing the protein MAAAAATLLLRAAGRALLGRAAPLPRAERSISDCGGARWAPARPGLPVPLSSPLAGLSRPIRVKEPPKRKPVDRWTKKRALFGVYDNVGILGGFQIHPKNLIMGPTWLRGWRGNELQRCIRKKQMVGDRMFAEDYHKLNKRIRYLYKRFNRTGKHR; encoded by the exons atggcggcggcggcggcaaCGCTGCTGCTGCGAGCGGCGGGCCGGGCCCTGCTGGGCCGTGCCGCTCCCCTGCCCCGCGCCGAGCGGAGCATCAGCGACTGCGGCGGGGCGCGCTGGGCTCCCGCGCGGCCCGGCCTCCCCGTGCCGCTCTCCTcgcccctggcagggctctcCCGGCCCATCCGCGTCAAGGAGCCGCCCAAACGCAAGCCGGTAGATCGGTGGACGAAGAAACGGGCCTTGTTCGGGGTGTACGATAACGTGGGGATCCTGG GCGGCTTCCAGATCCACCCGAAGAATCTCATCATGGGGCCCACTTGGCTGCGAGGCTGGCGGGGGAACGAGCTGCAGAGGTGCATCCGCAAGAAGCAGATGGTGGGCGATCGGATGTTTGCAGAGGACTATCACAAACTCAACAAGAGGATCCGGTACTTGTACAAGCGCTTCAATCGCACTGGAAAGCACCGCTAG